GAGAAGATGTAGAGCGTGGCGAAGACGACCGGATAGTCGCGGTTGACGATCGATTCAAACGATAGCAGGCCGAGCCCGTCGAGGGAGAAGATCGTCTCGATCAGGAGCGAGCCGGCGAAGAAAGCCGAGATGAAGGCCCCCGGGAACCCGGCGATGATGATCAGCATGGCGTTGCGGAAGACGTGGCCGTAGAGCACCTGGCGCTCGGTCAGGCCCTTCATCCGCGCCGTCATCACATATTGCTTGCGGATCTCGTCGAGGAACGAGTTCTTGGTCAGAAGCGTCGTCGTGGCGAAGGCGCCGAGCGCCATCGAGATGATCGGCAGCGTCAGGTGCCAGAAGTAGTCGGTGATCTTCTGGTACCAGGGCAGGCTGTCCCAATTGTCGGAGACGAGGCCGCGCAGCGGGAACCAGTCGAGGAAGCTGCCGCCGGCGAACAGCACGATCAGCAGCACGGCGAACAGGAAGCCGGGGATCGCGTAGCCGACGATGACGATCGCCGACGTCCAGGTGTCGAACCGGGTGCCGTCGCGCACCGCCTTGGCGATGCCAAGCGGGATCGAGATCATGTAGGAGATGAACATCATCCAGATGCCGAGCGAGATCGACACGGGCATCTTCTCGACGATCAGGTCGACGACGGATATGTCGCGGAAATAGCTCTCGCCGAAATCGAAGCGAATGTAGTTCCACAGCATCTGCAGGAAGCGTTCGTGCGCCGGCTTGTCGAAGCCGTATTGGCGCTCGAGCTCCTGGATGAATTCCGGATCGAGCCCCTGCGCGCCCCGGTATTTCGACTGGATCGGTTCGGAGGCGCCGGACGCGCCCGAGCCGGCGCCACCCACCTCGCCGCCGGCGCCGCCGCCGATGCGCGCGGTCGCCGAAACCTCGGTGCCCTGAAGCTGGGCGATCACCCGCTCGATCGGACCACCGGGGGCGAACTGCACGATCACGAAGGACACGAACATGATCCCGAGCAGCGTCGGGATCATCAGCAGCACGCGGCGGAGGATATAGGCACCCATCGCTTACACCCCCTTGCCGAGCTTCGCGGCCCTGTCGGCGTTCAGCCACCAGGTCTCGACGACGCCGCGGGCATAGCGCGGCTTCTCCTCCGGCCGGTCGTAGACGTCCCAGTAGGCCAGGTTGTGGACCGCCTTGTACCAGTGCGGCACCCAGTAGCGGCCGGCGCGCAGGAGGCGGTCCAGCGCGCGGGCGGCCGTCACCTGCTCGTCCCGGGTCTCGGCGTTGATGACGATGTCGGTCAGGGCGTCGATCGCCGGATCGGCGATTCCCGAGAGATTGTTGGAACCCGGCACCGTTGCCGACGGGCTCGTCCAGAACTGCTTGATCCCCTCGCCCGGCGTCGGCGACATGGAGTAGCGCCGGGTGATCAGGTCGTAGTCGAAATCGTTCAACCGGCTCTGGTACTGGGAGGCGTCGACGATGCGGAAGCTGGCCTCGATGCCGAGCACCTTCAGGTTGCGGATATAGGGCTGGACGACGCGCTCGAACGAGCCGTCGTTGTCGAGGAATTCGATCGTCAGCGTCTCGCCGGCCGCGTTCTTAAGGGCGCCGCCGTCGATCGACCAGCCGGCCTCCTTCAAAAGCCTCGTCGCGTGCCGCAGCAGCTTGCGGTCCTGACCGGAACCGTCGGACACCGGCGGGGTAAACGGCGCGCCGAACACCTCGTCCGGCACCTTGCCGCGCCAGGGCTCCAGCAGCGCCAGCTCGGCCTCGCTCGGCGGCCCCTCGGCCATCATGTCGGAATTCTGGAAGTAGGAATGGCTGCGCCGGTACAGGTCGTAGAACAGCGTGCGGTTGGTCCATTCGAAATCGAAGGCGTAGATCAGCGCTTCGCGCACGCGCGGGTCGGCGAACTTCTGCCGCCGCGTGTTCAGGAACCACCCCTGCGCGCCCGACGGCGTGTCGTCGGCGATCGTCGCCAGCGTGACCCGGCCGTCGTCGACGGCGGGGAAATCGTAGCCGGTGGCCCAGACCCGTGACGTGAATTCCTCGCGGAAGAAATAGCGGCCCGCCTTGAACGCCTCGAAGGCGACGTCGCGGTCGCGGTAGAACTCGTAGCGCAGCGTGTCGAAATTGTACTGGCCGCGAACGACGGGCAGGTCCCTGGCCCAATAGTCCGCGACCCGGTCGTAGTCGATGTAGCGGCCGGCGTCGAACTTGCCGACCCGGTAGGGACCGGAGGCGAGCGGCGGCTGCATCGTCGTCTGGTCGAACGGCTGCGTCTGGTAGTAGGCCCTGGAGATGATCGGCAGCGTGGCGACGGTCTGGGCGAGATCGCGCGCCTGCTTGCCGGTGAAGGTCACCGCGACCTCGTGGTCGCCAACGGCCCTGGCGCCGACCATCTCGCGGATCGTCTGCGAGATCAGCGGATGGCCCTGCTGCTTGAGGGTGTTGAGCGAGAACTCGACGTCGGCGGCGGTCAGCGCCGTGCCGTCGTGCCAGCGCGCCTCGGGCCGCAGGAAGAAGCGGTAGGTGTTGCGGTCGGCGGAGATCTCGACGCCCTCGGCGACGAGACCGTAGACCGCGTCCGGCTCGTCGAAGGCGCGCACCATCAGCGTGTCGAAGATGATGTGCAGCCCGACCGGCGCGTCGCCCTTGAGGATCAGGGTGTTGAGCGTGTTGAAGGTCTGCGGGTTCTGGTTGAAGGCCCAGGACGACGGCACCATCGCCAGCACCCCGCCCTTCGGCGCGTCGGGGACGACATAGTCGAACTGCGCGAACCCGGCGGGATATTTCAGGTTGCCGAAGACCGACAGGCCGTGCAGCCGCTCCGAGGCGACGGCCTGCGCCGTCGCCGGCCGGCCGCCAAGTCCCGCCACGCCGCCCAGCGCCGCGGCGCCGGCCAGCAGATCGCGTCGGGTGAGACCGCGGGCCGCCATCGCCGGCTCACGAGCCCTGCTTCACGCCGGCCGCCTTCTCGGCGTCCCACCACCACAGCGACGGCGACACGCCGTAGTCAGGCTGGATCTCGGGCAGGCCAAAGCGGTTCCAGCGCGCGGTGCGGATGACGGGGGTGTGGAACTCGGGCACCAGATAGTGGTTCCACAGCAGCACCCGGTCGAGCGCCTTCGAGGCGGCGACCAGCGTCTCGCGGTCCTTGGCGAAGATGATCTCGTCGACCAGCGCGTCGACTGCCGGGTTCTTGATGCCGATCACGTTGCGGCTGGCCGGCGCGTCGGCGGCGGCCGAGCCCCAGAAGTCGCGCTGCTCGTTGCCGGGCGACAGCGACTGGGCGAACATCGACGTGGTCATGTCGAAGTCGAAATTGTCCATGCGGTTGCGATACTGCGAGGTATCGACGGTGCGGATCGTGGCCTTGATGCCGAGCCGCTCGAGATTCTGGATGTAGGGCGAGAGCACGCGCTCGGAATCGGGCTGGTCGTTGAGGAACTCGACCGTGAACGGTTCCCCGGTCTCCACGTTGACCAGGGCGCCGTTTTTGACCTCCCAGCCGGCTTCCTTGAGCAGCCCGGCGGCCTCGCGCAGATTCTTGCGCACCTGGCGTGTATCGCCGCCGACCGGGTTCTCGTAGACCTTGGTGAAGACCTCGGGCGGCACCTGATCGCGCACCGTCTCGAGGATCTCCAGCTCCCTGCCCTCAGGCAGGCCCGTGGCGGCCAGCTCGGAGTTCTGGAAGAAGCTCGCGGTGCGCTGATACTGGTCGTAGAAGATGTTGGCGTTGAGCCATTCGAAGTCGAAGGCGTAGTTGAACGCCTGGCGCACCCGCGGGTCCTGGAACTTCGTCCGGCGCAGGTTGAACACGAAGGCCTGCATCGGCTCGGCGTTCTTGGTCTCGAACTCCTCGAGCACGACGTCGCCGCGCTTCATCGCCGGGAAATCGTAGCCGGTGGCCCAGCGCTTGGCGCTGTTTTCGACGCGGAAGTCGAACTGGTCGGCCTTGAACGCCTCCAGCGCGATCGTCATGTCGCGGAAATACTCGTAGCGCATCTCGTCGAAATTGTTCTGGCCGACATTCACGGCCAGGTCGGCGCCCCAGTAGTCGGGCACGCGCGCGTAGCTGATCGACCGGCCCGGCTTCACCTCCTTGATGCGATAGGGGCCGGAGCCGAGCGGCGGCTCCAGCGTGGAGGCGGCGAAATCGCGCTTGTTGCCCTTGGCGTCGGTGCCTTCCCAGTAGTGCTTCGGCAGCACGTAGAGCTGGCCGGTGATCTGCGGCAGCTCGCGATTGCCGGTCTGGTCGAAGGTGAAGGTCACCTCGTTGTCGCCGGTCTTCTCGGCGGAGACGATGTTGCGATAATAGGCGTTGTAGAAGGGATGGGTCTTCTTCAGCGCATCGAGGCTCCAGATCACGTCCTCGACGGTGATCGGCTCGCCGTCGTGCCAGCGCGCCTCCGGCCGAAGCCTGAAGGTGACGGAGGAATAGTCGGGCGGATAGGACATGGCCTCGGCGATCAGGCCGTACTCGCTGCTGGGCTCGTCCATCGAGTTCGTCATCAGCGAGTCGTATATCAGCGCCGACCCGGCCGCGGGCGTGCCCTTGATGTTGAAGGGGTTGAGCGTGTCGAAGGTGCCGGTCGCCGACTGACGAAAGGTTCCGCCCTTGGGCGCATCCGGGTTGACGTAGTCGAAATGGGCGAAATCGGCGGGATACTTGACGTCCCCGAACAGCGACGAGCCGTGCTTCCATTCGCCGTCCTGGGCCTGGACGCCCGCGGCGAAAGGCGTTGCAAACATGGCCAGCGCGGCCGCCATGGCGATCCGTCGGATCGGACTCGGCATCGCTCTCGTTCCCCTCTTGTCTTCGACGCTTGCCCCTAATCTAAACCGTTTCGGGTGCTTCGCACGTTTATGACGGAAATTTAATTCGGTTCGCAGCCGCGCCCGAGGAAATCGCCCGTAAACGAAAACGCCCGCCAACGAAAACGCCCGCCGGGGAGACCGCGGCGGGCGTCGTCGTCGTCGATACTGGCGATCGGTCGGCCCGATCTGCCCCGCCTTACTGCGTGGGCAGCGGCTCCGGGCTGTCGGACAGCGACTGCAGGTAGACCAGCAGGTCCGCCCGTTCCGTCGGCTTCCTGACGCCGGCGAAGGCCATCTTGGTCCCCGGAACGAAGCCCTTCGGGTCGGCCAGGAAATGGTCGAGATTGGCGAAGGTCCAGGTCGCGCCGTCGGCGTTGCCATGCTCCTTCATCGCGTCCGAATACGCGAAGCCGTCGTGCCCGCCGATCGTGCGGCCGACGACGCCCCAGAGATTCGGACCGACCTTGTCGGCGCCACCGTTGTCGAAGGTGTGGCAGGCCACGCACTTCTTGGCAGCCTTTTCGCCGGCGGCGACGTCGGCGGCGGCAAGCAGGACCGGAAGCTCGACCACTTCCTCGGTCTGGGCCTCGGCCTCGCCGGCCTCGCCCCCCTCGACGACGGCGACCTCGTAGCCCGGTTTCTCGGGCTGATGAGGGGTGAACAGCTCTTCGGCGAGGATGCCGACGCCCAGGGTCACCAGCAGGGTGAACAGGATCGCGCCAGCGAATTTGTTGAATTCGAAGCTGTCCATTCGCTCCGCACTCCAGGATCTAAGGTCTTGCGCAAGAACCGCACGACCGGCCGCAGCCGGACCGCGTGTCCGGAAAGTCGGGCAGAGAAATAGCCGCAATTGCCCCGGGAAGGCAACATGTATAAAGGACGCAGCCCAAGAATCCCGATGTTTTTGCGGAGGTGCCGATGGCGGCGCTCGTGCTGATTCCGGCCCGAATGGCCTCGACCCGGCTGCCAGGCAAACCGCTGGCCGATATCGCAGGCAAACCGATGATCGTCCGCGTCTACGAACGCGCCGTCGCCGCCGGCGTCGGTCCGGTCGCGGTCGCGACCGACACCGAGGCGGTCGCGCAGGCGATTCGCGCCGCCGGCGGCGAGGCCGTGCTGACGAGGGCCGATCATCCCTCCGGTTCGGACCGGATCAACGAGGCCCTGCAGACCAGGGACCCGGACGGCGCCTTCGACACGGTCATCAACCTGCAGGGCGATCTTCCCGATCTCGATCCGGAGGTCGTCCGCGCCGCCGCCGATCTGATCGGCGACAAACAGGTCGATATCGCCACCTTCGCCGCCGAGATCGTCGATGTCGACGAGCGCGAGGATCCGAACGTGGTCAAGGCGATCGGCACGCAGATCGCGCCGAAACGACTGCGGGCGCTCTACTTCACCCGCGCCACCGCGCCCTGGGGCGAGGGGCCGCTGTATCATCACATCGGCATCTATGCCTGGCGGCGCGCCGCGCTGACCCGCTTCGTCGCCCTGCCGCCCTCCCCGCTGGAAAAGCGCGAGCGCCTCGAGCAGCTGCGCGCGCTGGAAGCCGGGATGCGGATCGATATCGGGCTCGTTGACACGGTTCCGGTCGGCGTCGATACTCCGGCCGATCTTGAGCAGGCCCGTCGCCGTTTCGGCGGATGATCGCCGCTTTTTCCCAATCCGAACCTTTTTTCCCAATCCGAACAGGGATTTGAGAGATGATGACGACACGGCCGCGCCGGATCGTGTTCCAGGGTGAACCCGGCGCCAATTCGCACATGGCCTGCCGCGACGTCTATCCCGACTTCGAAGCGGTCGCCTGCGCAACCTTCGAGGACGCCTTCCAGTCGGTTTCCGAGGGCAATGCCGCGCTCGGCATGATTCCGATCGAGAATTCGGTCGCCGGCCGCGTCGCCGACATCCATCATCTGATGCCGACCTCGGATCTCAACATCATCGGCGAGTACTTCCTGCCGCTGCACCACTATCTGCTCGCGCCGCCCGGCGCGACGCTCGACACGATCAAGACCGTGCACAGCCACGTCATGGCGCTCGGCCAGTGCCGCAAGGCGATCCGCGAGTTCGGCCTGAAGGCGGAAGTCCATGCCGATACCGCCGGGGCGGCGCGCATGGTGGCGGAAGCCGGCGATCCCACCAGGGCCGCCATCGCCTCCCGTCTGGCCGCCGAGATCTACGGCCTCGAGGTTCTGGCCAACGACGTCGAGGACGAGGATCACAACACCACCCGCTTCGTGGTCCTGTCTAAGGACCCGGACTGGGCGGCAAACGGCATCGGGCCGATCGTCACCAGCTTCCTCTTCCGCGTGCGCAACGTGCCGGCCGCGCTCTACAAGGCGATGGGCGGGTTCGCCACGAACGGCGTCAACATGACGAAGCTCGAATCCTACCAGCTCGAGGGCGAGTTCTTCGCGACCCAGTTCTTCGCCGACATCGAAGGCCACCCGGACGATCAGAGCGTCAAGTTCGCCTTCGAGGAACTGGACTTCTTCACGCGCGAGTTCCGCATCCTCGGCGTCTACCGGGCCAGCCCCTTCCGCGCGCGTATCAAGGAACCGAAGCCGGCAGGGAAGTAGCGGCGCGTCCCTGCGTCCCCGGTCGTCTCCGGTCCACCCCCGGTCCGCCCCCAACTCGCCGCTCATCCCCGCGAAAGCGGGGATCGGGTGCGTGAGGCCCTGCCCCGATGCGGGGGATTCCCGCTTGCGCGGGAATGAGCGGACAAGGGGCACCCGCCCTGACGGGAGCAAAGGCGGCCGCCCCTGAAAGGAAAAAAGGCCGCCTGAGGTGAGGCCGATCCCTAGAGGATCGCCTCGCCGTCGATGAAGCTGCGCAGGAGCTGGTGCGCGATCGCCATGCGCGGCGGCGCGGCGACGCCTTCGGGATGCTCGCCGGCGAGGATCAGGCGCGCCTCCTGGCGGGAGAACCACCGGCCGGCTTCCAGCTCGGTGGGATCGAGCACGAGATCGCGGCCGCCGGCCGCAGCGAAGCAGCCGATCATCAGGGACGAGGGAAACGGCCAGGGCTGGCTGGAATGATAGGCCACGTCCAGCACCGGGATCCCGGCCTCCTCGGCAACCTCCCGCCTCACCGCCTCCTCGATGGTCTCGCCCGGCTCGACGAAGCCGGCCAGCGCGGAGAACATGTCGGGCAGGAAGCGCGGACTGCGCGCCAGCAGGCAATCGTCGCCGGAGATCACCAGCATGATGACGACCGGATCGGTGCGCGGGAAGTGCTGGGCCCCGCAGCCGGCGCAATCGCGCCGATAGCCGCCGTCGCGCATCCGCGTCGGCGCCCCGCAGCGGGCGCAGAAGCCGTTGCGGGCATGCCAGTCGAGCATGCTTTTCGCCTGGGCGATGGGGCCCAGCATTGCCGGCGCCACGATGCCCTGCACCGCGATCGAGCGTACGTCGATCGCCTTCAGGTTGCCGTCGCCGAACGGCGTCTCGCCCGCCTGCTCCTCGGCCGGCACCTCGGCAACCGGGACGGCGAACATCGCGCGGTCGCCCTCGAGCCCCAGGAACACCGCGCGGGACCGGTCGGCGTCGAGCGCTGCGGCCGCGGCCGCATCGAAGACCGGGTCCGGTTCGGCGCCGTCGGCAACGGCAAAGAGCGGCTTGTCGCCGGCAAACAGCAGATAGCGCGCGCCGGCCCGCGCGGCATCCAGCCAGGCGTCGTCGCCGCGCCTGTCTGCGGCGCGGTCGAGCAGGCTCCCGCTGTAGCCGGTGCGCAGGCTGCGTTCGAGCATGGAGAATTCCTTTCAGCCTGGCCCTTTCAAACGGGCCCTGTCAGCCCGGCCCTGTCAGGCTGGCGCGAACGGTCGCACGCGCGCCCCGGGGCGGGCAAGTCGCGTCGCGCCCTCACCGGCCCTGAAACGCGTCGGAGAGCTTTTCGATCAGGTCGACCCGGGCGTCCTTGTCGTAGGCCTTGCGCGGCACAGCGCCCCAGACCGGGCCGGGCCAGGCCTCGTCATCGCGAAACCGGGCGATGACATGGACGTGCAGTTGCGCGACCTGGTTGCCGAGCGCGGCGACATTGAGCTTCTCGGCGCCGGTCACGGACCGCAGCGCCGCGCTGGCCATCGCGATCTCGTCCATCAGCCGATGGCGGGTTTCCGGCTCCAGATCGACGATCTCGATGGCGTCCGGCGTCCGCGGCACCAGGACGAGCCACGGGAAGTTGGCGTCGTTCATCAGCCGCACCTCGCACAGGTCCAGCATGGCGACGGGAATCGTGTCGGCGGCGAGGCTCGAATGAAGGCTGAAGGTGACGCTCATCGGAATTCGGTCTCCGGATTTCGGGTGATTCCCCTGGAACCGCGTCCGGGATCATCGGTGGTGAGGCCGGTACCGGCAAGGATTTTCGGTGGAAAGCGGCGCAATCCGCACGGATCGGGCCAACGGGGTTGCGTCGGCGCGCGCCAAGTCTGATATAGTCGTGTCAGGGAGGTTGGCGGCGGACGAGCCGCTCGCCAACCGGGTCAGGTCCGGAAGGAAGCAGCCCTAACGAGTACTGGTTCGGGTTGTCGTCCAGCCTCCCACTTTAATCCTAAGCAAAACCGGCATCGCATGCCGGCGCCGCAGGCCCTTTTCGGCGCGAGCAGGGACGCTTCATGGATCAGCGAACACCGGACGATTCGACGGTCGCGCCCGCCGGATATCGTGTGCTCGCGCGCAAGTACCGGCCCTCCAGCTTCGACGACCTGATCGGCCAGGAGCCGATGGTGCGCACCCTGCGCAACGCCTTCGAGACCGGGCGGATCGCGCAGGCCTACATGCTCACCGGCGTGCGCGGGGTCGGCAAGACGACGACGGCGCGCATCCTGGCGCGCGCGCTCAACTACGAGCCGAAGGACGGCGGAGGCGCCGGCGACGCGAAGCCCGGGCCGACGCTCGACATGCCTGAGGAGGGCCGGCACTGCCGCGCGATCCTCGAATCGCGCCATGTCGACGTGATCGAGATGGACGCCGCCTCCCATACCGGCATCGACGACATCCGCGAGATCATCGAGGCGGTGCGCTACCGCCCGGCGGAAGCCCGCTACAAGATCTACATCATCGACGAGGTGCACATGCTCTCGAAGGCCGCCTTCAACGGTCTTCTGAAGACGCTCGAAGAGCCGCCGGAGCATGTGAAGTTCATCTTCGCGACGACGGAAATCCGGAAGGTTCCGATCACCGTTCTGTCGCGCTGCCAGCGCTTCGACCTGCGCCGCGTCGA
This Microbaculum marinisediminis DNA region includes the following protein-coding sequences:
- a CDS encoding microcin C ABC transporter permease YejB; amino-acid sequence: MGAYILRRVLLMIPTLLGIMFVSFVIVQFAPGGPIERVIAQLQGTEVSATARIGGGAGGEVGGAGSGASGASEPIQSKYRGAQGLDPEFIQELERQYGFDKPAHERFLQMLWNYIRFDFGESYFRDISVVDLIVEKMPVSISLGIWMMFISYMISIPLGIAKAVRDGTRFDTWTSAIVIVGYAIPGFLFAVLLIVLFAGGSFLDWFPLRGLVSDNWDSLPWYQKITDYFWHLTLPIISMALGAFATTTLLTKNSFLDEIRKQYVMTARMKGLTERQVLYGHVFRNAMLIIIAGFPGAFISAFFAGSLLIETIFSLDGLGLLSFESIVNRDYPVVFATLYIFSLMGLIVNLVSDLTYTWVDPRIDFESREV
- a CDS encoding extracellular solute-binding protein gives rise to the protein MAARGLTRRDLLAGAAALGGVAGLGGRPATAQAVASERLHGLSVFGNLKYPAGFAQFDYVVPDAPKGGVLAMVPSSWAFNQNPQTFNTLNTLILKGDAPVGLHIIFDTLMVRAFDEPDAVYGLVAEGVEISADRNTYRFFLRPEARWHDGTALTAADVEFSLNTLKQQGHPLISQTIREMVGARAVGDHEVAVTFTGKQARDLAQTVATLPIISRAYYQTQPFDQTTMQPPLASGPYRVGKFDAGRYIDYDRVADYWARDLPVVRGQYNFDTLRYEFYRDRDVAFEAFKAGRYFFREEFTSRVWATGYDFPAVDDGRVTLATIADDTPSGAQGWFLNTRRQKFADPRVREALIYAFDFEWTNRTLFYDLYRRSHSYFQNSDMMAEGPPSEAELALLEPWRGKVPDEVFGAPFTPPVSDGSGQDRKLLRHATRLLKEAGWSIDGGALKNAAGETLTIEFLDNDGSFERVVQPYIRNLKVLGIEASFRIVDASQYQSRLNDFDYDLITRRYSMSPTPGEGIKQFWTSPSATVPGSNNLSGIADPAIDALTDIVINAETRDEQVTAARALDRLLRAGRYWVPHWYKAVHNLAYWDVYDRPEEKPRYARGVVETWWLNADRAAKLGKGV
- a CDS encoding extracellular solute-binding protein encodes the protein MPSPIRRIAMAAALAMFATPFAAGVQAQDGEWKHGSSLFGDVKYPADFAHFDYVNPDAPKGGTFRQSATGTFDTLNPFNIKGTPAAGSALIYDSLMTNSMDEPSSEYGLIAEAMSYPPDYSSVTFRLRPEARWHDGEPITVEDVIWSLDALKKTHPFYNAYYRNIVSAEKTGDNEVTFTFDQTGNRELPQITGQLYVLPKHYWEGTDAKGNKRDFAASTLEPPLGSGPYRIKEVKPGRSISYARVPDYWGADLAVNVGQNNFDEMRYEYFRDMTIALEAFKADQFDFRVENSAKRWATGYDFPAMKRGDVVLEEFETKNAEPMQAFVFNLRRTKFQDPRVRQAFNYAFDFEWLNANIFYDQYQRTASFFQNSELAATGLPEGRELEILETVRDQVPPEVFTKVYENPVGGDTRQVRKNLREAAGLLKEAGWEVKNGALVNVETGEPFTVEFLNDQPDSERVLSPYIQNLERLGIKATIRTVDTSQYRNRMDNFDFDMTTSMFAQSLSPGNEQRDFWGSAAADAPASRNVIGIKNPAVDALVDEIIFAKDRETLVAASKALDRVLLWNHYLVPEFHTPVIRTARWNRFGLPEIQPDYGVSPSLWWWDAEKAAGVKQGS
- a CDS encoding c-type cytochrome; amino-acid sequence: MDSFEFNKFAGAILFTLLVTLGVGILAEELFTPHQPEKPGYEVAVVEGGEAGEAEAQTEEVVELPVLLAAADVAAGEKAAKKCVACHTFDNGGADKVGPNLWGVVGRTIGGHDGFAYSDAMKEHGNADGATWTFANLDHFLADPKGFVPGTKMAFAGVRKPTERADLLVYLQSLSDSPEPLPTQ
- a CDS encoding 3-deoxy-manno-octulosonate cytidylyltransferase, producing the protein MAALVLIPARMASTRLPGKPLADIAGKPMIVRVYERAVAAGVGPVAVATDTEAVAQAIRAAGGEAVLTRADHPSGSDRINEALQTRDPDGAFDTVINLQGDLPDLDPEVVRAAADLIGDKQVDIATFAAEIVDVDEREDPNVVKAIGTQIAPKRLRALYFTRATAPWGEGPLYHHIGIYAWRRAALTRFVALPPSPLEKRERLEQLRALEAGMRIDIGLVDTVPVGVDTPADLEQARRRFGG
- a CDS encoding prephenate dehydratase — translated: MTTRPRRIVFQGEPGANSHMACRDVYPDFEAVACATFEDAFQSVSEGNAALGMIPIENSVAGRVADIHHLMPTSDLNIIGEYFLPLHHYLLAPPGATLDTIKTVHSHVMALGQCRKAIREFGLKAEVHADTAGAARMVAEAGDPTRAAIASRLAAEIYGLEVLANDVEDEDHNTTRFVVLSKDPDWAANGIGPIVTSFLFRVRNVPAALYKAMGGFATNGVNMTKLESYQLEGEFFATQFFADIEGHPDDQSVKFAFEELDFFTREFRILGVYRASPFRARIKEPKPAGK
- the nudC gene encoding NAD(+) diphosphatase codes for the protein MLERSLRTGYSGSLLDRAADRRGDDAWLDAARAGARYLLFAGDKPLFAVADGAEPDPVFDAAAAAALDADRSRAVFLGLEGDRAMFAVPVAEVPAEEQAGETPFGDGNLKAIDVRSIAVQGIVAPAMLGPIAQAKSMLDWHARNGFCARCGAPTRMRDGGYRRDCAGCGAQHFPRTDPVVIMLVISGDDCLLARSPRFLPDMFSALAGFVEPGETIEEAVRREVAEEAGIPVLDVAYHSSQPWPFPSSLMIGCFAAAGGRDLVLDPTELEAGRWFSRQEARLILAGEHPEGVAAPPRMAIAHQLLRSFIDGEAIL
- a CDS encoding HIT family protein; amino-acid sequence: MSVTFSLHSSLAADTIPVAMLDLCEVRLMNDANFPWLVLVPRTPDAIEIVDLEPETRHRLMDEIAMASAALRSVTGAEKLNVAALGNQVAQLHVHVIARFRDDEAWPGPVWGAVPRKAYDKDARVDLIEKLSDAFQGR